A DNA window from Stutzerimonas stutzeri contains the following coding sequences:
- the phoR gene encoding phosphate regulon sensor histidine kinase PhoR: protein MNQDWQGALVRRLLILLGGCLLLGLITGEYAWVLVIGLAGYLIWTVRQLLRLQRWLHRADLDEPPPDSAGVWGDVFDNLYQMQRRDLRLRGELQGIIDRAQGSTAALKDAVIMLDSDGNLEWWNPAANRLLGLKKQQDAGHPISNLVRHPAFKEYFDSGNYEQPLELASPVNDRLRLQFNVTRYGNSEHLLLVRDVTRLHQLEQMRKDFVANVSHELRTPLTVIAGYLETMLENAEGVNPRWLRALQQMNQQAGRMQHLLNDLLLLARLETSSRPTDNQPVAVGPLLQSIISDARALSGSRGHLISLDADPALQLKGSETELRSAFSNLVFNAVKYTPDGGSVHVRWWGDEVGAHLCVEDSGIGIEQKHLPRLTERFYRVDSSRASSTGGTGLGLAIVKHVLLRHQGRLDISSTPGQGSRFSCHFQNSQIPGR from the coding sequence TTGAATCAGGACTGGCAAGGAGCCCTCGTTCGTCGCCTGCTGATCCTGCTCGGCGGCTGCCTGCTGCTGGGGCTGATCACCGGCGAATATGCCTGGGTGCTGGTGATCGGCCTGGCCGGCTATCTGATCTGGACCGTGCGCCAACTGCTGCGCCTGCAGCGCTGGCTGCACCGCGCCGACCTCGACGAGCCTCCGCCGGATTCCGCCGGCGTCTGGGGCGACGTTTTCGATAACCTCTACCAGATGCAACGCCGCGACCTGCGCCTGCGTGGCGAGCTGCAAGGCATCATCGACCGTGCCCAGGGGTCCACCGCAGCGCTAAAGGACGCGGTGATCATGCTCGACAGCGACGGCAATCTGGAATGGTGGAACCCCGCCGCCAATCGCCTGCTGGGGCTGAAGAAACAGCAGGACGCAGGCCACCCGATCAGCAACCTGGTGCGCCACCCCGCATTCAAGGAGTACTTCGACAGCGGCAACTACGAACAGCCGCTGGAGCTGGCCTCGCCGGTGAATGATCGCCTTCGGCTGCAGTTCAACGTAACCCGCTACGGCAACAGCGAACACCTGTTGCTGGTGCGCGATGTCACTCGCCTGCACCAGTTGGAGCAGATGCGCAAAGACTTCGTCGCCAACGTCTCCCACGAGTTGCGCACGCCACTAACCGTGATCGCCGGCTACCTGGAAACCATGCTGGAGAATGCCGAGGGGGTGAACCCGCGCTGGCTCCGGGCTCTGCAGCAGATGAACCAGCAGGCCGGGCGCATGCAGCACCTGCTTAACGACCTGCTATTGCTGGCCCGCCTGGAAACCAGCAGCCGGCCGACCGACAACCAGCCGGTCGCCGTGGGGCCGTTGTTGCAGTCGATCATCAGCGATGCGCGCGCCCTGTCAGGCAGCCGCGGGCATCTGATCAGCCTCGATGCCGACCCGGCCTTGCAGCTCAAAGGCAGCGAGACGGAGCTGCGCAGCGCCTTCTCGAACCTGGTGTTCAATGCGGTGAAGTACACGCCCGATGGCGGCAGCGTGCATGTGCGCTGGTGGGGCGATGAGGTCGGTGCGCACCTGTGCGTCGAGGACAGCGGCATCGGCATCGAGCAGAAGCATCTGCCACGACTCACCGAACGCTTCTATCGGGTCGACTCCAGCCGCGCCAGCAGCACCGGTGGCACAGGGCTC